The following proteins are encoded in a genomic region of Actinomadura sp. NAK00032:
- a CDS encoding amidohydrolase: MPLGGAVLQPELDAFLAAHEAELIAFRRDLHAHPELGYAEHRTTAKIAERLRAAGLDPVILPKGTGLFCDIGPADGTTVALRADIDALPLQDEKEGVPYRSTVPGVAHACGHDVHTVMVLGAGLFLAQQAEAGLLPGRVRLLFQPAEETPGGALDVMAAGGIAGVDRAFALHCDPRIEVGQLGLRTGPITAACDKVYVKVTGPGGHTARPHLTADLVYALAKIVTELPSALSRRVDPRSSLSLVWGRVSAGSVANAIPDDGIAEGTVRCLDDEAWHRAPEMMKALLQSVAAAYDVEASLEYVRGVPPTVNEAASVQMFRDAAAQVMDEEGVVPTPQSLGGEDFGWYLESIPGALARLGVRTPGSPGEYDLHRGDFDVDERCVAVGLRVLSATALTALWEGGRPGDAERIEGAALA, encoded by the coding sequence GTGCCCCTCGGCGGCGCCGTCCTCCAGCCGGAGCTCGACGCCTTCCTCGCCGCGCACGAGGCCGAGCTGATCGCCTTCCGCCGCGACCTGCACGCGCACCCCGAGCTGGGCTACGCCGAGCACCGCACGACCGCGAAGATCGCCGAGCGGCTGCGCGCCGCCGGCCTCGACCCGGTGATCCTGCCGAAGGGCACCGGGCTGTTCTGCGACATCGGCCCCGCCGACGGCACCACGGTCGCGCTGCGGGCCGACATCGACGCGCTCCCGCTGCAGGACGAGAAGGAGGGCGTCCCGTACCGGTCGACCGTCCCCGGCGTCGCGCACGCGTGCGGCCACGACGTCCACACCGTGATGGTGCTGGGCGCGGGCCTGTTCCTGGCGCAGCAGGCCGAGGCTGGGCTGCTGCCGGGCCGGGTCCGGCTGCTGTTCCAGCCCGCCGAGGAGACCCCCGGCGGGGCGCTGGACGTGATGGCGGCCGGCGGCATCGCGGGCGTCGACCGCGCGTTCGCGCTGCACTGCGACCCGCGCATCGAGGTCGGCCAGCTGGGGCTGCGCACCGGCCCGATCACCGCGGCCTGCGACAAGGTGTACGTCAAGGTCACCGGTCCCGGCGGGCACACCGCCCGGCCGCACCTGACCGCCGACCTGGTGTACGCGCTCGCCAAGATCGTCACCGAGCTGCCGTCCGCGCTGTCGCGGCGCGTCGACCCGCGCTCCAGCCTGTCGCTGGTGTGGGGGCGGGTGTCGGCCGGGTCCGTCGCCAACGCGATCCCGGACGACGGCATCGCCGAGGGCACCGTCCGCTGCCTGGACGACGAGGCGTGGCACCGCGCGCCGGAGATGATGAAGGCGCTGCTGCAGTCGGTCGCCGCCGCCTACGACGTGGAGGCGTCGCTGGAGTACGTCCGGGGCGTCCCGCCGACCGTGAACGAGGCGGCCAGCGTGCAGATGTTCCGCGACGCCGCCGCCCAGGTCATGGACGAGGAGGGCGTCGTGCCGACCCCGCAGAGCCTCGGCGGCGAGGACTTCGGCTGGTACCTGGAGTCGATCCCCGGCGCGCTGGCCCGGCTCGGCGTCCGCACCCCCGGCTCGCCCGGCGAGTACGACCTGCACCGCGGCGACTTCGACGTCGACGAGCGGTGCGTCGCGGTCGGCCTGCGGGTGCTGAGCGCGACCGCGCTGACCGCCCTGTGGGAGGGCGGCCGGCCCGGCGACGCCGAGCGGATCGAAGGTGCCGCCCTGGCCTGA
- a CDS encoding glutamate--cysteine ligase — protein MAIDFNASNGATLGVEWEIQLVDAETRHLRQDAREVLAALPALSLDGDNPRIRHELMESMVEVVTGICDTVGEAKADLSGTLTALRGAAAERGIALACTGTHPISDWRDAVMAPMGRYAQLVEEMQWLARRIQTFGVHVHVGVSDGAKAIPIINALSSYLPHFLALTASSPFWSAGDTGLASCRAVVFGQMPTAGPPHLLDDWAAFEDYMATLMRSGTIRSIKEVWWDIRPHPDFGTIEIRMFDGIPTMREVGMAAALCQSLVTLFDQQLDRGYTLPRPAAWVVRDNKWRATRYGLDAIVITDDRGSTAPLRDELYELIRELEPVADRLGCAEELKVASEVLEHGAPYERQRAIRAAGGTLENIVDAAITELAEDRFVTLGEVVHAGA, from the coding sequence GTGGCCATTGACTTCAACGCATCGAACGGCGCGACGCTGGGCGTCGAGTGGGAGATCCAGCTGGTCGATGCGGAGACCAGGCACCTGCGGCAGGACGCACGCGAGGTGCTCGCCGCCCTGCCCGCGCTCAGCCTCGACGGCGACAATCCCCGGATCCGCCACGAGCTGATGGAGTCGATGGTCGAGGTCGTGACCGGCATCTGCGACACCGTGGGCGAGGCCAAGGCCGACCTCTCCGGCACCCTGACCGCGCTGCGCGGCGCCGCCGCCGAGCGGGGCATCGCGCTGGCCTGCACCGGCACCCACCCGATCAGCGACTGGCGGGACGCCGTGATGGCGCCCATGGGCCGCTACGCCCAGCTCGTCGAGGAGATGCAGTGGCTGGCCCGCCGCATCCAGACCTTCGGCGTTCACGTCCACGTCGGCGTCTCCGACGGCGCGAAGGCCATCCCGATCATCAACGCGCTCTCGTCCTACCTTCCGCACTTCCTCGCCCTGACCGCGTCCAGCCCGTTCTGGAGCGCCGGCGACACCGGCCTCGCGTCCTGCCGGGCGGTCGTGTTCGGCCAGATGCCGACCGCGGGGCCGCCCCACCTGCTAGACGACTGGGCGGCCTTCGAGGATTACATGGCCACGCTGATGCGTTCGGGAACCATAAGGAGCATCAAAGAGGTCTGGTGGGACATCCGCCCGCATCCCGACTTCGGCACCATCGAGATCAGGATGTTCGACGGCATCCCCACCATGCGCGAGGTGGGGATGGCCGCGGCACTGTGCCAGAGCCTGGTCACGCTGTTCGATCAGCAGCTCGACCGGGGCTACACGCTGCCCCGCCCGGCCGCCTGGGTGGTGCGCGACAACAAGTGGCGCGCGACGAGATACGGGCTGGACGCGATCGTGATCACCGACGACCGCGGCAGCACCGCGCCGCTGCGCGACGAACTGTACGAGCTGATCCGGGAGCTGGAGCCCGTCGCCGACCGGCTCGGCTGCGCCGAGGAGCTCAAGGTCGCGAGCGAGGTACTGGAGCACGGCGCCCCGTACGAGCGGCAGCGCGCGATCCGGGCCGCCGGCGGCACGCTGGAGAACATCGTCGACGCGGCGATCACCGAGCTCGCGGAGGACCGGTTCGTCACACTGGGGGAGGTCGTTCATGCCGGAGCCTGA
- a CDS encoding D-alanyl-D-alanine carboxypeptidase family protein, producing MRAERRGPAGVRRALTVTVIPLAAASVAAAPVLAAAPATAAPAGPAAPPVTAAPATPVPAAETVGGPKLAGRGVVANTAPGVPALPKIKAASYLIADADTGEVLAAKDPHGRYLPASTIKTLTALALIPKLDANRLVRPSQKACDVEGTKVGLTPKMQYKISDLFHAMLMMSANDAAYTLAEADGGVHKTLADMNAEARRINAHDTLAGSPNGLDRDLGLDVRTQHTSAYDLALILREGMKNPAYRAYMQAIDFKFPAPPTKKERKKGKKVGGYPIHTHNHMLAGERQAYQGMLGGKNGYTIAARQTFVAEARRGGHTILISLMRADKPPSPYAAKLLDWGFAARGKVEPVGALVPPGKIKQAHQDAGPGGVLPDGPLASDDSSRRWLLFGGGTAGALLAIAVLFVVLRRRRRLEAARSAPRDTGG from the coding sequence TTGCGAGCTGAGCGACGAGGGCCGGCCGGCGTGCGCCGCGCCCTGACGGTGACCGTGATCCCGCTCGCGGCGGCCTCCGTCGCCGCCGCCCCCGTCCTGGCCGCGGCCCCCGCCACGGCCGCGCCGGCCGGGCCCGCCGCCCCGCCGGTCACCGCCGCGCCCGCCACTCCGGTGCCCGCGGCCGAGACCGTCGGCGGGCCGAAACTGGCCGGGCGCGGCGTCGTCGCGAACACGGCCCCCGGCGTGCCCGCGCTCCCCAAGATCAAGGCCGCCTCCTACCTGATCGCGGACGCCGACACCGGCGAGGTCCTCGCCGCCAAGGACCCGCACGGCCGCTACCTCCCGGCGAGCACGATCAAGACGCTGACCGCGCTGGCGCTGATCCCCAAGCTGGACGCGAACCGGCTCGTCCGCCCCTCGCAGAAGGCGTGCGACGTCGAGGGCACCAAGGTCGGGCTGACCCCCAAGATGCAGTACAAGATCTCCGACCTGTTCCACGCGATGCTGATGATGTCCGCCAACGACGCGGCGTACACGCTCGCGGAGGCGGACGGCGGGGTGCACAAGACCCTCGCCGACATGAACGCCGAGGCCAGGCGGATCAACGCCCACGACACCCTCGCCGGGTCGCCGAACGGGCTCGACCGCGACCTCGGGCTGGACGTCCGCACCCAGCACACCTCGGCCTACGACCTGGCGCTGATCCTGCGGGAGGGCATGAAGAACCCCGCCTACCGCGCGTACATGCAGGCCATCGACTTCAAGTTCCCGGCGCCGCCGACGAAGAAGGAGCGCAAGAAGGGCAAGAAGGTCGGCGGCTACCCGATCCACACCCACAACCACATGCTGGCGGGCGAGCGCCAGGCCTACCAGGGCATGCTCGGCGGCAAGAACGGCTACACGATCGCCGCCAGGCAGACGTTCGTCGCGGAGGCGCGGCGCGGCGGGCACACGATCCTGATCTCGCTGATGCGCGCGGACAAGCCGCCGTCCCCCTACGCGGCCAAGCTGCTGGACTGGGGGTTCGCCGCGCGCGGCAAGGTGGAGCCGGTGGGCGCGCTCGTCCCGCCCGGAAAGATCAAGCAGGCCCACCAGGACGCCGGTCCGGGCGGCGTGCTGCCGGACGGCCCGCTCGCCTCCGACGACTCGTCCCGCCGGTGGCTGCTGTTCGGCGGCGGCACGGCCGGCGCCCTGCTGGCGATCGCGGTGCTGTTCGTGGTGCTGCGCCGCCGTCGCCGCCTGGAGGCGGCCCGCTCCGCGCCCCGCGACACCGGCGGCTAG
- a CDS encoding YihY/virulence factor BrkB family protein, with the protein MRQVINSVQGRIESLFGKGKDLLRGARDRSRWFDHQARAFERYQERRGDRLAAALTCYAFLSFFPLLALAYSLLGYVVGVSEQVREYFVRAIDSQLPGLGGRLQVEQIAQSKTAVGILGLVALLFTGLGWVQVLRESLRDIWGNEPGGGGNFFLKKLWDAAVLVFLGLILVCGMAVTTVTTSATGTVLGWMGLDDVTGAGTALRLLSVACAIVFDTVVFLVLFSRLSGTRAPWRRIIRGALFGAVGFEVLKQIATILIGRTTQNPVYGTFAVLVGLMVWINIVSRFALFTAAWTATRRVVLTADAENPENCADEAEVEALQERAGEDTDDDQTGTDAVQEREREQGREHKEREPGASSAHLSR; encoded by the coding sequence ATGCGGCAGGTGATCAATAGCGTGCAGGGCCGGATCGAGTCCCTGTTCGGTAAGGGAAAGGACCTGCTGCGCGGCGCGCGCGACCGATCGCGGTGGTTCGACCACCAGGCCCGCGCGTTCGAGCGCTACCAGGAGCGGCGCGGCGACCGGCTCGCCGCCGCCCTCACCTGCTACGCGTTCCTGTCGTTCTTCCCGCTGCTGGCGCTCGCGTACTCGCTGCTCGGCTACGTCGTCGGGGTCAGCGAGCAGGTGCGCGAGTACTTCGTCCGGGCGATCGACTCGCAGCTGCCCGGCCTCGGGGGCCGGCTCCAGGTCGAGCAGATCGCCCAGTCGAAGACCGCCGTGGGGATCCTCGGCCTGGTCGCGCTGCTGTTCACCGGGCTCGGCTGGGTGCAGGTGCTGCGCGAGTCGCTGCGCGACATCTGGGGCAACGAACCGGGCGGCGGCGGCAACTTCTTCCTCAAGAAGCTGTGGGACGCCGCCGTGCTGGTGTTCCTCGGCCTGATCCTCGTCTGCGGCATGGCGGTCACGACGGTCACGACGTCGGCCACCGGCACCGTCCTCGGCTGGATGGGGCTGGACGACGTCACCGGCGCCGGGACGGCGCTGCGGCTGCTGTCGGTGGCCTGCGCGATCGTGTTCGACACCGTGGTGTTCCTGGTGCTGTTCAGCCGGCTGTCGGGCACCCGGGCGCCGTGGCGGCGGATCATCCGCGGCGCCCTGTTCGGCGCGGTCGGCTTCGAGGTCCTCAAGCAGATCGCGACGATCCTCATCGGGCGGACGACGCAGAACCCCGTCTACGGCACGTTCGCCGTGCTGGTCGGGCTGATGGTGTGGATCAACATCGTGTCCCGGTTCGCGCTGTTCACCGCCGCGTGGACGGCGACCCGGCGCGTCGTCCTGACCGCCGACGCCGAGAACCCGGAGAACTGCGCCGACGAGGCCGAGGTCGAGGCCCTCCAGGAACGCGCCGGGGAGGACACCGATGACGACCAGACCGGGACGGACGCCGTCCAGGAACGGGAACGGGAACAGGGCCGGGAGCACAAGGAGCGGGAGCCGGGTGCGTCGTCGGCGCACCTGAGCCGCTGA
- a CDS encoding 2'-5' RNA ligase family protein, translating into MVADRAALDDAAEGPGEGPSAAETTMTGGMTARPAPGRRAIGVAIPIPDPHGSYLQSRRASFGDPLAHAIPTHITLLPPTEVDEAAMDGIQRHLLSVARTERPFPIRLRGSGTFRPVSPVVFVALAEGIGGCERVQAKVLSGPLARPLPFPYHPHVTIAHHLPDDVMDRAFKELAAYGADFEVWGFSLYEHGLDGVWRRHCDFIFGDGVVPAPGRRL; encoded by the coding sequence GTGGTCGCTGACCGCGCCGCACTCGACGACGCCGCGGAGGGCCCGGGGGAGGGCCCCTCCGCGGCCGAGACCACGATGACCGGCGGCATGACCGCCCGGCCGGCGCCGGGCCGCCGCGCGATCGGCGTCGCGATCCCGATCCCCGACCCGCACGGCTCCTACCTGCAGTCGCGGCGCGCCTCGTTCGGCGACCCGCTCGCGCACGCGATCCCGACGCACATCACGCTGCTGCCGCCGACCGAGGTGGACGAGGCCGCGATGGACGGCATCCAGCGGCACCTGCTGTCGGTCGCGCGCACCGAGCGCCCCTTCCCGATCAGGTTGCGCGGCAGCGGAACGTTCCGGCCGGTGTCCCCGGTCGTGTTCGTGGCGCTGGCCGAGGGAATCGGCGGCTGCGAGCGCGTCCAGGCGAAGGTTCTGTCGGGTCCGCTGGCCCGCCCGCTGCCGTTCCCGTACCACCCGCACGTGACGATCGCCCACCACCTGCCCGACGACGTCATGGACCGCGCGTTCAAGGAGCTCGCCGCCTACGGCGCCGACTTCGAGGTGTGGGGGTTCTCCCTCTACGAGCACGGGCTGGACGGCGTGTGGCGCCGCCACTGCGACTTCATCTTCGGCGACGGCGTCGTCCCCGCCCCCGGCCGCCGCCTCTGA
- the trpS gene encoding tryptophan--tRNA ligase: MPEAPTPEASDAGTTAAPPRVLSGIQPTADSFHLGNYLGALRQWVAMQDTHEAFYCVVDLHAITIEHDPELLRRRTKVAAAQLFAMGIDPDRSAVFVQSHVPEHAELAWVLSCLTGFGEAGRMTQFKDKSSKQGTSGTSVGLFTYPILQAADILLYTPDPAAERPLRVPVGEDQRQHLELTRTLGQRFNHRFGETFVLPDAHIPEGAAKITDLQEPGAKMSKSASSPQGIIDVLEEPGPMRKKIMRAVTDTGSEVVYDEEKKAGVTNLLRIYSALEGTSIPDLEARYAGSGYGQFKKDLAQVVLDTFTPIRERTLKLLDDEEHLDRLLAQGAERASEVAVRTMETVRERVGFVGRGR, translated from the coding sequence ATGCCCGAAGCGCCCACTCCCGAAGCGTCCGACGCCGGAACCACCGCGGCCCCGCCGCGGGTGCTGTCCGGCATCCAGCCCACCGCCGACTCGTTCCACCTCGGCAACTACCTGGGCGCGCTGCGGCAGTGGGTCGCCATGCAGGACACGCACGAGGCGTTCTACTGCGTGGTCGACCTCCACGCGATCACCATCGAGCACGACCCGGAGCTGCTGCGCCGCCGCACGAAGGTCGCCGCCGCGCAGCTGTTCGCCATGGGCATCGACCCCGACCGCTCCGCGGTGTTCGTGCAGAGCCACGTCCCCGAGCACGCCGAGCTGGCGTGGGTGCTCAGCTGCCTCACCGGGTTCGGCGAGGCGGGCCGCATGACCCAGTTCAAGGACAAGTCGTCCAAGCAGGGCACCAGCGGGACGAGCGTCGGCCTGTTCACGTACCCGATCCTGCAAGCCGCCGACATCCTGCTCTACACGCCCGACCCGGCGGCCGAACGCCCGCTGCGCGTCCCCGTCGGGGAGGACCAGCGGCAGCACCTCGAACTGACCCGCACCCTCGGGCAGCGTTTCAACCACCGGTTCGGGGAGACGTTCGTCCTGCCGGACGCCCACATTCCCGAGGGCGCCGCGAAGATCACCGACCTGCAGGAGCCGGGCGCGAAGATGAGCAAGTCGGCGTCCTCCCCGCAGGGCATCATCGACGTGCTGGAGGAGCCGGGTCCCATGCGCAAGAAGATCATGCGCGCGGTCACCGACACCGGCTCCGAGGTCGTCTACGACGAGGAGAAGAAGGCCGGCGTGACCAACCTGCTGCGGATCTACTCCGCGCTGGAGGGCACGTCCATCCCCGACCTGGAGGCCCGCTACGCCGGCTCCGGGTACGGGCAGTTCAAGAAGGATCTCGCGCAGGTCGTCCTCGACACGTTCACGCCGATCCGGGAGCGCACCCTCAAGCTGCTGGACGACGAGGAGCATCTCGACCGGCTCCTGGCCCAGGGCGCCGAGCGCGCCTCCGAGGTCGCCGTGCGGACGATGGAGACCGTGCGCGAACGGGTGGGATTCGTGGGACGTGGTCGCTGA
- a CDS encoding hemolysin family protein — MDRTPPGTPPRPPAGPARPLVWLLSRSADLVVRLSGGDPRALREEITAERMRALVAGNTQLTADERTLIGEVFAAGERPLREVLVPRTEVVFLDAELTLTAAVRLAARSPHSRFPVCRDSHDEVIGFVHIRDLLVPDGPDTPETADAPAMDPPAGDVLAGDVPVGDLVRPVKFLPPSKRVLPALSEMRREGCHLAIVTDEYGGVAGIVTMEDLLEELIGDIRDEYDVQDAQARRLHGGVVEVDGLLNLDDFAAETGIRLPDGPYETVAGHIMAVLRRVPAEGDSVEAGGRRLAVARMDGRRVARVRVMPRAAPQAVPAPPGTPSATPRAVPGDAAGGPSRGPATGGGAPDDT, encoded by the coding sequence ATGGACCGGACGCCGCCCGGGACGCCCCCGCGGCCGCCCGCAGGGCCCGCCCGCCCCCTGGTCTGGCTGCTGTCGCGCTCCGCCGATCTCGTCGTGCGGCTGTCGGGCGGCGACCCGCGCGCCCTGCGCGAGGAGATCACCGCGGAGCGGATGCGGGCGCTGGTGGCCGGGAACACCCAGCTCACCGCCGACGAGCGCACCCTGATCGGGGAGGTGTTCGCGGCGGGCGAGCGGCCGCTGCGCGAGGTCCTCGTGCCGCGCACGGAGGTGGTGTTCCTGGACGCCGAGCTCACCCTCACCGCCGCCGTCCGGCTCGCCGCGCGCAGCCCGCACTCGCGCTTCCCCGTCTGCCGCGACTCCCACGACGAGGTGATCGGGTTCGTCCACATCCGCGACCTGCTCGTCCCGGACGGCCCCGACACTCCCGAAACCGCGGACGCGCCGGCCATGGACCCGCCCGCCGGGGACGTGCTCGCCGGGGACGTCCCGGTGGGTGATCTGGTGCGTCCGGTCAAGTTCCTGCCGCCGTCCAAGCGGGTGCTGCCCGCGCTGTCGGAGATGCGCCGGGAGGGCTGCCACCTGGCGATCGTCACCGACGAGTACGGCGGGGTGGCCGGAATCGTCACGATGGAGGACCTCCTGGAGGAACTCATCGGCGACATCCGCGACGAATATGATGTGCAGGACGCGCAGGCACGGCGCCTGCACGGCGGAGTGGTCGAGGTGGACGGCCTGCTCAACCTGGACGACTTCGCCGCCGAGACCGGCATCCGGCTGCCGGACGGGCCGTACGAGACGGTCGCCGGGCACATCATGGCGGTGCTGCGCCGGGTGCCCGCCGAGGGCGACTCGGTGGAGGCCGGGGGCCGCCGCCTCGCGGTGGCCCGGATGGACGGCCGGCGGGTGGCCCGCGTGCGCGTCATGCCGCGCGCGGCGCCGCAGGCCGTGCCCGCGCCGCCCGGCACGCCGTCCGCGACCCCGCGGGCGGTGCCCGGCGACGCCGCCGGCGGCCCCTCCCGCGGGCCGGCGACCGGCGGCGGCGCTCCCGATGACACCTGA
- the galE gene encoding UDP-glucose 4-epimerase GalE, which produces MKLLVTGGAGYVGSVVSALLLEAGHEVVVLDDLSTGHEDAVPEGARLVRGTLRDTAADVLAGAGFEAVLHFAARSLVGESVQKPGLYWDKNLGESLALLDAMRVAGVPRIVFSSTAATYGEPESTPILETDPTRPTNPYGASKLAIDTVLTEYARLHGIGGVSLRYFNVAGAYGRHGERHAVETHLIPNVLKIAQGDGDAVKMFGDDYPTADGTCVRDYIHVIDLGRAHLLALEACEPGAHQIFNLGSGTGNSVREVVEVCREVTGREIPAEVAPRRPGDPAVLIASSDKIQAQLGWKPERDLRTMVDDAWTFLRSR; this is translated from the coding sequence GTGAAGCTGCTCGTCACCGGAGGCGCCGGCTATGTCGGCAGCGTCGTCTCCGCACTGCTCCTGGAGGCGGGGCACGAGGTCGTCGTCCTGGACGACCTGTCCACCGGGCACGAGGACGCGGTGCCCGAGGGCGCCCGGCTGGTGCGCGGCACGCTGCGCGACACGGCCGCCGACGTCCTCGCGGGCGCCGGGTTCGAGGCGGTGCTGCACTTCGCCGCCAGGTCGCTGGTCGGCGAGTCGGTGCAGAAGCCCGGCCTGTACTGGGACAAGAACCTCGGCGAGTCGCTGGCGCTGCTGGACGCGATGCGCGTCGCCGGCGTGCCCCGGATCGTGTTCTCCTCCACGGCCGCGACGTACGGGGAGCCGGAGTCGACGCCGATCCTGGAGACCGACCCGACCCGTCCGACCAACCCCTACGGCGCGTCCAAGCTGGCGATCGACACGGTCCTCACCGAGTACGCGCGGCTGCACGGCATCGGCGGGGTGTCGCTGCGGTACTTCAACGTGGCGGGCGCCTACGGGCGGCACGGCGAGCGGCACGCCGTCGAGACCCACCTGATCCCCAACGTGCTGAAGATCGCGCAGGGCGACGGGGACGCGGTGAAGATGTTCGGCGACGACTACCCGACGGCCGACGGCACCTGCGTCCGCGACTACATCCACGTGATCGACCTCGGCCGCGCGCACCTGCTGGCGCTGGAGGCCTGCGAGCCGGGCGCCCACCAGATCTTCAACCTGGGCAGCGGCACCGGCAACTCCGTCCGGGAGGTCGTGGAGGTGTGCCGCGAGGTCACCGGCCGCGAGATCCCGGCCGAGGTCGCGCCGCGCCGCCCGGGCGACCCGGCGGTGCTGATCGCCTCGTCCGACAAGATCCAGGCCCAGCTCGGCTGGAAGCCCGAGCGGGACCTGCGGACGATGGTCGACGACGCGTGGACCTTCCTGCGGTCCCGATGA
- the galK gene encoding galactokinase, producing the protein MTEGLAAAFGEAFGRAPDGVWRAPGRVNLIGEHTDYNDGFVLPFALSRGVSVAAARRDDGVVEVRSRQAPAAVTAPVDGPPVVSEDWPADHAWAAYPVGVARVLREHGTGGASLLIDSDLPQGAGLSSSAALECATALALCDLHGVAIDRPALARLAQRAENEQVGVPCGLMDQSASLLCTAGHALMLDCRSGLSSQVPFDPAAAGLTLLVVDTRASHALTGGEYGRRRAECEEAASLLGVDALRDVKDLAAALGSLKDPVLRRRVQHVVTENHRVEATVGLLRAGALPEFGAMLNASHLSLRDQFEVSWPEADATVDAALRAGARGGRMIGGGFGGSVIVLAPAARAERVGEAVTAAYEKRGWTPPRFLEAVPSDGARRVG; encoded by the coding sequence ATGACCGAGGGTTTGGCGGCGGCGTTCGGCGAGGCGTTCGGGCGGGCGCCGGACGGCGTGTGGCGCGCCCCGGGCCGGGTCAACCTGATCGGCGAGCACACCGACTACAACGACGGCTTCGTGCTGCCGTTCGCGCTGTCGCGCGGGGTGTCGGTGGCGGCGGCGCGGCGCGACGACGGCGTGGTCGAGGTGCGGTCTCGGCAGGCGCCCGCCGCCGTGACCGCCCCGGTGGACGGCCCGCCGGTCGTCTCCGAGGACTGGCCCGCCGACCATGCGTGGGCCGCGTACCCCGTCGGCGTGGCGCGGGTGCTGCGCGAGCACGGGACGGGCGGCGCGTCCCTGCTGATCGACTCCGACCTCCCGCAGGGCGCGGGGCTGTCGTCGTCGGCCGCGCTGGAGTGCGCGACGGCGCTGGCCCTGTGCGACCTGCACGGCGTCGCGATCGACCGCCCGGCGCTGGCACGGCTCGCGCAGCGCGCCGAGAACGAGCAGGTCGGCGTGCCGTGCGGGCTGATGGACCAGTCGGCGTCGCTGCTGTGCACGGCCGGGCACGCGCTGATGCTCGACTGCCGCAGCGGGCTGTCGTCGCAGGTCCCGTTCGACCCGGCGGCCGCCGGGCTGACGCTGCTGGTCGTCGACACGCGCGCCTCGCACGCCCTGACCGGCGGCGAGTACGGCCGCCGCCGCGCCGAATGCGAGGAGGCCGCGTCGCTGCTGGGCGTGGACGCGCTGCGCGACGTCAAGGACCTCGCCGCCGCGCTGGGCTCGCTGAAGGACCCGGTGCTGCGGCGCCGCGTCCAGCACGTCGTCACCGAGAACCACCGCGTCGAGGCCACCGTCGGCCTGCTGCGGGCCGGGGCGCTGCCGGAGTTCGGCGCGATGCTGAACGCCTCCCACCTGTCGCTGCGCGACCAGTTCGAGGTGTCGTGGCCGGAGGCCGACGCCACCGTGGACGCGGCCCTGCGGGCGGGCGCCCGCGGCGGGCGCATGATCGGCGGCGGCTTCGGCGGCTCCGTCATCGTGCTGGCCCCCGCCGCCCGCGCGGAGCGGGTCGGCGAGGCCGTCACGGCGGCCTACGAGAAGCGCGGCTGGACACCGCCGCGCTTCCTGGAGGCCGTTCCCTCGGACGGAGCGCGACGGGTCGGCTGA